The proteins below come from a single uncultured Dethiosulfovibrio sp. genomic window:
- a CDS encoding type II toxin-antitoxin system YafQ family toxin: MRKTKLTVKPTSQFRKDYKLALKRGLKIELIEDVIFILAMAGELPPKNRDHALSGNWAGHRECHIQPDWLLVYRVEASVLVLTLTRTGTHADLFGK; this comes from the coding sequence ATGAGAAAGACAAAACTAACGGTAAAACCGACTTCTCAATTCAGAAAAGACTACAAACTAGCCTTAAAACGTGGGCTGAAGATAGAGCTCATAGAAGACGTCATCTTCATACTGGCTATGGCTGGAGAACTCCCCCCAAAAAACAGGGATCACGCTCTTTCCGGAAATTGGGCAGGGCATCGAGAGTGTCATATTCAGCCTGATTGGTTACTGGTATATCGTGTGGAAGCATCGGTCCTGGTGTTGACCCTAACCCGGACAGGAACACATGCAGATCTTTTCGGGAAATAA
- a CDS encoding type II toxin-antitoxin system RelB/DinJ family antitoxin codes for MAGNTTNISIRMDSDLKAQAEILFGEMGMNMTTAFNIFVRQSLREGRIPFEISVNNINRETMAAMLEAEIIAKDPSIEGYTDLDKLFADLKK; via the coding sequence ATGGCTGGAAATACCACAAATATCAGCATCCGTATGGATTCCGACCTAAAGGCTCAGGCAGAGATTCTCTTCGGAGAGATGGGGATGAATATGACAACAGCTTTCAACATCTTCGTTCGTCAGTCGCTCCGTGAGGGCAGGATTCCTTTTGAAATCTCTGTAAACAATATAAACAGGGAAACCATGGCTGCGATGTTGGAGGCGGAGATTATCGCCAAAGACCCTTCGATCGAGGGCTACACCGATTTAGACAAGCTTTTTGCCGATCTCAAAAAATGA
- a CDS encoding helix-hairpin-helix domain-containing protein: MKSELERIPGVGKNMAQHLINAGYPTIESLKGQDPEDIYRKDRAFQGCHVDRCVLYVYRLAVYYADNDGDLPEGKGNWWNWKD; encoded by the coding sequence ATGAAATCGGAGCTTGAGAGGATACCCGGTGTCGGCAAGAATATGGCGCAGCATCTCATCAACGCCGGATACCCTACCATCGAATCGTTGAAGGGACAGGATCCAGAGGATATATACCGCAAAGACCGTGCCTTCCAAGGATGCCATGTCGATCGCTGTGTCCTGTACGTCTATCGCTTGGCGGTCTACTATGCGGACAACGACGGCGACCTGCCGGAGGGCAAGGGCAACTGGTGGAACTGGAAAGACTGA
- a CDS encoding DUF2157 domain-containing protein — MGERKQLLRIGLEDLDVAQSMGLIDGTKREDLEAFLIKASEARGDGSRLVSFAYYLGAMMVISALTWFVADAWDFMSGLGLAAVALIYGLGFGFFGYRFYRRDETRTLGGLLVTIAVCLTPMLVYGLQKETGLWTGEEPGNYSDFYRWIKSGWCLMEISTIGAVLLAMRWIRFSFLAFPLALSLWFTSMDISPLLSVDRRVVSMVFGFAMGCVALRWDMGRDQGDPEYGFWLHLFGALAFWGGLTLLDSRGEFSRMIYGTINLGLMLLSLALDRSIYMTLGAIGFFGYLGHLAWSLFADFFYFPFVLVAFGLVVMFCGLWYSRRKLAIEKWVAGRLPRWLLRLREVRGDSAWR, encoded by the coding sequence ATGGGAGAGAGAAAACAGCTTCTTCGGATCGGTCTGGAGGATCTGGACGTGGCCCAGTCCATGGGGCTCATAGACGGCACGAAGAGGGAGGACCTTGAGGCTTTTTTGATAAAGGCCTCCGAGGCCCGAGGGGACGGCTCCAGGCTGGTGTCCTTCGCCTATTACCTGGGGGCCATGATGGTGATATCCGCCCTGACCTGGTTTGTGGCGGACGCATGGGATTTTATGAGCGGTCTGGGGCTGGCGGCGGTTGCCCTGATCTACGGCCTGGGGTTCGGCTTTTTCGGATATCGTTTCTACCGAAGGGATGAGACAAGAACCTTAGGGGGGCTTCTGGTGACCATCGCTGTGTGTCTGACCCCTATGCTGGTCTACGGCCTCCAGAAGGAGACCGGCCTATGGACCGGCGAGGAGCCGGGAAACTACAGCGATTTCTACCGGTGGATAAAGTCCGGCTGGTGTCTTATGGAGATATCCACCATCGGGGCGGTCCTGCTTGCCATGAGGTGGATCCGCTTTTCCTTTCTGGCCTTTCCTCTGGCCCTTTCCCTGTGGTTTACCTCTATGGATATATCTCCCCTTCTCTCGGTGGACCGGAGGGTTGTGTCCATGGTCTTCGGGTTCGCTATGGGCTGTGTCGCCCTTCGGTGGGATATGGGGCGGGATCAGGGAGACCCGGAGTACGGCTTCTGGCTCCATCTTTTCGGTGCCTTGGCCTTTTGGGGTGGTCTGACCCTTCTGGACAGCCGTGGGGAGTTCAGCCGGATGATCTACGGGACGATAAACCTCGGCCTGATGTTGCTGTCTCTGGCTCTGGACAGGTCGATCTATATGACATTGGGGGCCATAGGGTTTTTCGGCTATCTGGGCCACCTCGCCTGGTCCCTCTTTGCCGATTTTTTCTACTTTCCCTTCGTTTTGGTGGCCTTTGGCCTGGTGGTCATGTTCTGCGGTCTGTGGTACAGCAGGAGAAAGTTGGCTATAGAGAAGTGGGTCGCAGGCCGTTTGCCCCGTTGGCTGTTGCGGCTTAGGGAGGTTCGGGGCGATTCGGCCTGGAGGTGA
- a CDS encoding GNAT family N-acetyltransferase translates to MEGSSLKSSVSIPAHMSYLEPLEGFVRGICSVAGCDQRDSSMVSLAVEEAVSNVIRHGYGEDCSESFQVRFEVGAAGITVEVHEKGLPFDPEYLSAPQEGDLRERGIGIRLMRGAMDRVEFRNLGKDGKLVSMTKYFRHRRVDSYFSHQELSSPDETAVKGPFTVRSMEDREALEISRCAYRAYGYTYREFVYYPERIKEMNHQGIMRSFVAEDSIGTLVGHLALSFSEVGASIAELAAAFVNPSCRGQGILGIMNEVVMAEAERSGLQGLFVHAVTSHVASQRGALKSGFVPSGVLLGALFSDLNFKALAGEVKQRESASLMYLPLCVRSGYDIWIPEVYAEVVQSILSWCDLKVSINTDSPSLPDRCPGGGEGNRSYRVGEFNFAEIRVCRFGLDSLAEVRQRTFQFRAERVDVIYLYLDAEVPDCAAFAQECRSMGYLFCGYLPGEMGGHDALILQSPETALDLNKVVLADDRGKDLLAFISKEIKEKEESL, encoded by the coding sequence GTGGAGGGATCTTCTTTAAAGTCCTCCGTGTCCATTCCAGCCCATATGTCCTATCTGGAGCCTCTTGAGGGGTTTGTCCGGGGGATATGTTCCGTCGCTGGGTGCGACCAGAGGGATTCGTCTATGGTGTCTCTGGCGGTTGAGGAGGCGGTGAGCAACGTCATCCGTCACGGTTACGGAGAGGACTGTTCCGAGTCCTTTCAGGTTAGGTTTGAGGTGGGGGCCGCCGGTATCACCGTGGAGGTCCACGAAAAAGGTCTCCCCTTCGATCCCGAGTATCTGTCCGCCCCTCAGGAAGGTGACCTGAGGGAAAGGGGCATCGGCATAAGGCTCATGAGAGGGGCCATGGACCGGGTCGAGTTCAGAAATCTGGGCAAGGACGGTAAGCTCGTGTCCATGACCAAGTATTTCCGTCACAGGAGGGTGGACAGCTATTTCTCTCATCAGGAGCTGTCTTCCCCCGACGAGACCGCCGTCAAGGGTCCCTTCACCGTCCGTTCCATGGAGGACAGAGAGGCCTTAGAGATATCCCGCTGCGCCTATCGGGCCTACGGCTATACCTACAGGGAGTTCGTCTACTACCCCGAGAGGATAAAGGAGATGAACCACCAGGGGATTATGAGGTCCTTCGTCGCAGAGGATTCCATCGGGACGCTGGTGGGACATCTGGCCCTGTCCTTCTCCGAGGTAGGGGCCTCTATCGCCGAGCTTGCGGCGGCCTTCGTGAACCCTTCCTGTCGAGGGCAGGGTATTTTGGGCATAATGAACGAGGTGGTCATGGCGGAGGCGGAGAGGTCGGGCCTTCAGGGGCTTTTCGTCCACGCCGTCACCAGCCACGTGGCCTCCCAGAGGGGGGCGTTAAAGTCGGGCTTCGTGCCTTCCGGGGTACTCCTTGGGGCCCTTTTCTCCGACCTTAACTTCAAGGCCCTAGCGGGGGAGGTAAAGCAGAGGGAGAGCGCGTCCCTTATGTATCTGCCCCTCTGTGTACGGTCTGGCTACGATATATGGATACCGGAGGTCTACGCAGAGGTGGTCCAGTCCATACTTTCCTGGTGCGACCTGAAGGTATCCATAAACACCGACAGCCCGTCCCTGCCGGACCGCTGTCCTGGAGGAGGGGAGGGCAACCGTTCATATCGGGTCGGAGAGTTCAACTTCGCCGAGATAAGGGTTTGTCGGTTTGGGCTGGATTCCCTCGCCGAGGTTCGTCAGAGGACCTTTCAGTTCAGGGCTGAGAGGGTGGACGTTATCTATCTGTACCTCGACGCCGAGGTCCCCGACTGTGCCGCCTTCGCCCAGGAGTGCCGCTCTATGGGATACCTTTTCTGCGGTTATCTCCCCGGGGAGATGGGGGGCCACGACGCCCTGATACTCCAGAGTCCCGAGACCGCTCTGGACCTGAACAAGGTTGTCCTGGCCGACGATAGAGGCAAGGATCTGCTGGCTTTTATATCTAAGGAGATAAAAGAGAAGGAGGAGTCGCTTTGA
- a CDS encoding acyl-protein synthetase LuxE has product MRSFPSVEAYGFIERAFESTDRTESLFTDAVRENYGFQLEVQPYIASLAKRYGFSIGDIEGPEDVLKLPPLFVEVMKYHRFLSIPEDQVALNLTSSGTGGQVTQALFDQAGVDRIQRISRTIFRDIGFCSDRAAGYLMFSYAREDAGAVGTSWSDEQEMACAPVSEARWLLRRGDDGAFGFDPEEAANGLVELSERGPVRLLGFPAFIFQMLEELDRQGRSVKVDRDSFVIAGGGWKNHAGLPMTQDDFARELERRIGLPRENVRDLYGMVEHGIPYCSCPEGHHHVPVFAKVAVRHPLTLDLMPLGEEGLLHLISPWNVAQPNCSVLSTDLVVLGEDCPCGVKGQYIRSIRRGGKKKHKGCAIAAQEILDRVRAERGM; this is encoded by the coding sequence TTGAGGTCTTTCCCCTCGGTTGAGGCTTATGGATTTATTGAGAGGGCTTTTGAGAGTACCGACAGGACCGAATCGCTGTTTACCGATGCGGTCAGGGAGAACTACGGTTTTCAGCTTGAGGTACAGCCCTATATCGCCTCTTTGGCCAAGAGGTATGGCTTTTCCATTGGGGATATAGAGGGCCCTGAGGACGTTTTGAAGTTGCCCCCTCTGTTCGTGGAGGTCATGAAGTACCATCGTTTTCTGTCCATACCGGAGGATCAGGTGGCTTTAAACCTGACCAGCTCCGGGACCGGAGGTCAGGTCACCCAGGCCCTTTTCGACCAGGCTGGGGTGGACAGGATCCAGCGTATTTCCAGGACCATATTTCGGGATATAGGCTTTTGCTCCGACAGGGCCGCCGGATACCTTATGTTCAGCTACGCCAGAGAGGACGCAGGGGCGGTGGGGACGAGCTGGAGCGACGAGCAGGAGATGGCCTGTGCCCCTGTTTCCGAGGCCCGGTGGCTTCTCAGAAGAGGCGACGACGGGGCCTTCGGTTTCGACCCAGAGGAGGCGGCTAACGGCCTCGTGGAGCTGTCCGAGAGGGGGCCGGTCAGGCTGTTGGGGTTCCCAGCCTTTATATTCCAGATGTTGGAGGAACTGGACCGCCAGGGTCGTTCGGTAAAGGTCGATAGGGACAGTTTCGTCATTGCCGGAGGTGGCTGGAAGAACCACGCTGGCCTCCCCATGACCCAGGACGATTTCGCCCGGGAGCTGGAGAGGCGAATAGGGCTTCCAAGGGAGAACGTCCGAGATCTGTACGGCATGGTGGAACACGGCATTCCCTACTGTTCCTGTCCCGAGGGACATCACCACGTGCCGGTTTTTGCCAAGGTGGCGGTTCGCCATCCTCTGACTTTAGACCTGATGCCCTTAGGGGAGGAGGGGTTGCTTCACCTTATCTCTCCCTGGAACGTGGCTCAGCCCAACTGTTCGGTGCTATCCACCGATCTGGTGGTCCTCGGGGAGGACTGTCCCTGCGGGGTAAAGGGCCAGTATATCCGGTCCATCAGGAGAGGCGGCAAGAAGAAGCATAAGGGCTGTGCCATAGCGGCTCAGGAGATCCTCGACAGGGTCAGAGCCGAGAGGGGGATGTGA